The sequence tttaattatttgttgttcTTATCTCTCACtttttgtatgtattttcttaaaactgcattgttggttaagggcttgtaagtaagcatttcactgtaaggtctgaaCGTTGTATATTTGGTACATTTCCTGTTCACAAATGCAAATAGTCTAAATCCAAAcctaaactcaaatcaaatcaaatgtatttataaagcccttcttattATGTTTGCATGTATACTTACATAACTATATCATTATTAatatagggtgtgtcttttatgaaTTTGAAATGCAGCCTTTATATTGGAGTTGTCTCGTATGGCTTGTTGTATTAttaatgaatatgatttgtttgtgtagtattcctggcaatgtaaatagtttgtatATATTCTTGTTTGCATGTGATTATTCCTCTTTTGTTTgttattaataaaaaatgtaaaaaatgctaCGCTATCAGCCTCATGCCAAGAATATGCATAGCCATACGAGACAACTCCAATATAAAGGCTGCATTTCAAAttcataaaagacacaccctatatTAATAATGATATAGTTATGTAAGTATACATGCAAACATAATTGACTGTAgagcatataaagcacccacaagctacccgtggctgaaaacacaatgaTGTCTGATGAGTATACACTTGTAGggcaagggaggaaggaaggaatgatttttaaatggaccacctTGCCCGGAAATGCGTCACTATTTATCCCgagatgattgtgttttcagccaccattagcttgtgggtgctttatatactctacagtcaattatgattgcatgtctacttatattaactatataatTATTCATATActcctactgtatgatagctagcaaattaattagctaactaacgttaacctgcctagctggaacttctgaaggaaaatgttttatttctacaatttccaaaagctaaccaaacaaaaacatcattacttttaCGAGAAGTGTTTGTGCGTCATGGgtattagtagcacaatttcaaACTCATTtacattcgtttttacttacacttgtatgttgaggTTTTACATTTTTGAGGTCTTTTCTTAGCGGGTGTACAATCATCTCGAATTTAATTATTGGGTGTTTCTGGCCCCGAGGTGAATACAATTGCAAACTCAATCAAAAACAAGGGCTGAAGGCCTTACGTTGCGAACTTCCCTTGTTTggctaatcttttttttttttttatgtatttcttGTTTGGCTAATCGTTTGGACCAATGTCCAAATTGTTGACGGGAATTGCCCCAAGGGCATACATCTAGGGTGTCTTTTCTGAGTTTGAAACGCAGCCAGTGTGTcttaagtgtttggaatgcagccaaAGTGTTTTTCGTTTTTTTCAAAATTGCCGGGAAGTCACGTGTCCTACTCATCAGTACACTTGTAACAACCTaaagcattacgaaacttctatccTTCCTTGGGGGGGTAaaaaaacgccacctgctggagggagacagattttccgTCGAGTTGGGCCACTTCCTTTGCCTCTTCTGCACTGTCTGTATCAAGAAAATGAAGGGTCGCTTCCGGACACGGTAGATTCCTCCTCACCACTGTCTGAGATGCACATTATGGAATTCAATGCAAAAAAATACGATTTTTAACGGCCTGACAGTTAATAACATAATTTCTTATTAATTAACTTAGTTGGAAATTATGACTATTTTAAATTccattcaaaaatgtatttgacGGCGAAGAATATTTATGCCATTATGTGCAACGCTGATTACAAGGCCCAATGAAGGCACTGTTCTGGTTCGAATTTGTAGCCAGTAAACGCGATATTGTAGCTATTTTACTGAATTAGCAACATTGATATTTGGTTGCTTATCGTCACTAGCTTATACATAACCATTCccaggtaggcctacagtagggGAGGCTGTGTTCATTGCTCTCGGCTGACTAACATTTTCACAACCCTACGCAGGAAATTTGTGTGGGGAATTCTTGCTTTTTTGCATGACATCATCATGCAAATACAGGTAAACTATATGTTTATGCGAGATTACATGCATCAGTAGCTCGAAATAGATCATGGTGTAATATAAAACACCATGGAGCTGTGTATTGGCAGCCGCagcctggctaactagctagctaacgttagtagtgATGAGACATGCATGGAAATTCTAGCAGCGTTAGCTAatagttagccttttaaaaatgACCTGTTACATTTACGACAAGCTGTTATACACAGTTAATATCGAGAGCCCTTATGTACCATCGCTTAGCTGAATACTTTAATTGTATTTACATGATTCTGTCGTCAACCATATTGCCATATTCATCTATTGTTGGCTGGTTGTTGATAAGGATCTGCAGGCCACTTCGTTTTCGGCTTTTGCAACCTTGGTTGTCAGTTAGGTGACAGAATGAATAAATGAAACAGCCAATTGGTTTTGATTTAAACAAATGTAGGCTTGATTTAATAGCCTATTGTTGAATATTAATCAATTGCAGTAATATAGCtgtgtatttttttacatttattttactaggcaagtcagttaagaacaaattcttattttcaatgatggcctaggaacagtgggttaactgccttgttcaggggcagaaggacagatttttaccttgtcagcttggggattcgatcttgcaacatttcggttactagtccaatgctctaaccactaggctacctgctgtcgtAAGTCTACTGTAGTTGGATTACGTATATCAGTCATATGTCAGCTTACTGTAACCATTGTGTGTTTAGCTTCCAGGTCGTAGGTGAAATGCAGGCGAAGGTATGCGCCAGGAGGACCTCTCTCATCACTGAGAATGGGCAGGCTTGTGGGGCATCTGCGGACTCCCAGCTCCCATTTAGGTGCCATCGGTGTGGGGAGCATGAGAGGTTCCATAGCCTGGCCTCCTTGAGAGACCACCTGGAATACAGCCACAGCTACTACCACACCATGCATGAGCTGAGCCTCCCGACCCGTAGGGGGCACTCTCACCCAGAGAGAGTCCTGCATGTGCGCTCCCTGAGTGACACACAAGAGGTAACTAGCTGCATAGAGAGGTGTCGTACACATAGTGTGGGGACGCAGGCAGCGGAGGAGATACAgactgaggaagaggaagaagaggcccGTAAAGATGATTTAAAATTCCACAAGTCCAGCCCTGGGACAGATCATATCCCCTTTCCATTTGACAACCCTCCAGAGCCAGGCAGCGAGCCTGAGGCAGTGTCCCCAGAGTGGAGTGTCTGTGCTGGGGAGGTGTCGGTCCGGCGCAGGCTTGCCAAGGTCCTGTTGGCAGCGGACAGCACCATGCAGAGGAGGCTGCACAGGGTCAGCACAGAGCTGGCCCAGACGGACACAGAGCTGCTGTGTGAGCGTGCCCACTCCCAGCACCTGGCCCAGGAGAGGCAGGAGGTACAGGAGCGGGAGAGGGCGCTGAGCCACCAGGTGGACATGGCCGTGATGGTGATCGCCACACTAAAGGAGCAGCTGAACGAGTCAGAGTacgagctggagaggagagaacagtgagTAGTGTCTGAGCCAGTAACTCAGTCTTAACATTTCCTTACAGTATTGTTAGTCAAAATCATAATCATGAGGTCAAATGGCAGACAGTATACTAATCTGGTAACTCCTTAGATTGTTGCTGTTGCTAATGGAGTTACTATAATTTTTGCAGTAGCACCATTCTTTAGCATGTTACTAGATACTCCCCCCATTGTTCCCCCCTCAAGTTTTGAATTTGTATCTCTGTTTTGTTTcttattttttcttattttttttcagAGAAGTCATCACCATTCAGAATTTTCTGGAGGCTGCAGCCCAGCATGAGATATGTGGTAAAGTTCGGATCCAACGTTTCATTGAGAACCTGCTCAAACGCATCACCCTGGCTGAGAGGCTACTGGAGTACTATCAGAGCTCCCCCAGTCCACCAACCTACACCGATTACATGGTACTGTACAATATCAAGCCTGTTTCCTACTACTGACAGCAATGTGTTTACAATGACAGATTCCTTTTCAAAGTATTTTGTGGCAGCTGCTCTTACTTTTTTTTAGATGGCAACGGAAAGACGGTTggggagagagtagagaataTCATAATTGTTACACATTTGAACCCTCGTGAGAACTGTTGATCGTAACTGGCCTCCCAGATTCAGTTGGGGAGTTGAGAGGAAGCCTATTCAGATGTTTTCTTCCTCCGTATTTATCTAGAAAAGGGAAGCACGATAACCTTCCAAACATTCCAGAACTGGATAATATCAGCTTTTGAGCTTTGGTGTAAACAGTATAAATACCTGACATCTTTTCATCTCCCCTGCAGCACCAGACAGCTGAAAATGGACCTCATAGAATAACCAAAAGCAGGCGAGTTTGTGAACTTCATTTTTTACTATTGATATACATGATCTACGTCTTCTGTAGTTGGGGCCCATGAGCTTTGGCCTGTGCTTTTAGTGTCTCACTTTGATTACAATGCTGAGTTTCCAGTTTCAAAGGTTAGGACATGGTTACATATAAATTATACATAGGGATCCCTTGTCGCAAATGAGATTTTCTGTCCTTATTCATTAGTAATGATTCTGAGTTTTATCTTCTCCACTAATCCTGAGTCTGTCATCGTTACCTGCTGCCTGTTGAAGCATTGGTTTTGTGTCTGAGGTTTGTTGCACTGTCCCCTGATTCTAGGTCAGCAGGTTATCAGCTGTCACAGTCCTGTCCCCAGGAGGGTAGAACGCACCCCTCCCAGTTAGGACGGGCGTTCCCCAAAGGCCCTAGTGAGAGAGTGGGTAACTCTGGCTACTTCAGACCTGATCGCAGGGATGAAGCCTGGACCCAGCGCCGCAGATCAGCTGGATTTGAGGACTAGGTAACCTGACCAGGGCCCGACAAATGAATGTATATATGATATGTATTTACTGAATGTATAGATAATACTGAGCAGGGGATGCTTTATGGCCATGTGTACGCTAGTTTTTGCTCCATTCTGTCCTAGAGGTTGCTACTGTCCTAGTTTCAATTTTGGAAGTACTGTAGTAACTTGATGGATAGGTATTTCTGATCCTCATTGATGTTTTAATTAGTATTAAATCATACTATTGATGGGTGTAGATCTAATAAAATGCAGAATtgtatacaacaacaaaaaactagaTGATGGAATTGTTAAATGCCCACACCAATAGAAATCCACTTTTGAGGTGGAAGATGGCCAGAGCTTACCCAAGATGTTGCACAACAATTTAAGTCAATAAGTCATCATATTAGTCAAAGTACGATATATTTGGGCTTTAAGTGACAAATCCAAACTTCCCACTTCTTGCAAATCTGTGTGAATGTGGTATCTCTTCCTGTGATAGGCTGAAAATAATTTGTATGTCCTAtgtttcagggctgggttttatttgaatgttaccACCCACCATCATGGCATTGTTTAGAGCGTTGGCCCGAATACCCGAGCCGGCCAGGTGAAAAacctgtctgtgcccttgagcaaagcacttgagccaaatttgctccaggggcaccgtactactatggctgaccctgtaaaacaacacatttcattacacctatctggtgtatgtgacattaaaaacatttattttatttttattaatcaGAAACAGCTGCAAAGTTATTCCTCTTTGTGACTGAGATGAGCCAAACAGTATTGTGTCCAATTGGCTGGCTGAGCCATTGAGCAAATTTAAATAGGGGGTACAAACGTTTTTACACCTCCACTTTTTTTTACCAGAAAACTATCATAATCCATTGgataattcatacattttcacttttttttaaatattttttttagctAGTCTGTATTTAAAATTGGACCATTTTATAAATGGTATAATTGCGTGATATAATAgcataaaaaaacacaattgtcTATCCAGATAATGAAAAGGCACCCGCAAAATAAAATTAAAGGAATTTATAGTTTCATGTCATTTGTGGTGTGCATGATCATGAGCAAAGTCACTGTAGCCTATCACTTCACTTTATGAGCATGGGCTGACATGGCTTTGCTGTACTGAAGCCTGCTAGCAGCCTAAAGTACCTACCAAAGGTTGCACCGTGTctattacaatgtagaaaaatgcaTATCAGCTATCTTTTCATATTTATACATATTAGCAGAGCTTCGTCTTATTCTTTCTAACTATTTCTATCGCGGATTCACGGACGCAATTTATGGAAGATGCCAAAACTTTGGAGATAACAATAGATGGTGAAGTCAAAAATAGGCTAGTGGTTTCCGTCTGTGGCAAAGTTTTTCATAAATCATTGCTTATGACAAACCCAGGTCCAGAACCAGCCaattagccagctggctaatcgTTTGAATAGTTAAAAAATAGTTCatagtttaaaatatatatatatattgtcatcGGAAGAACCCAACGTGTATTTCCTTTCTAGGACAGGAGATTACGTCAATATAGTGGCGGCAACTTCCTTTGGGGGAGTCCTTTAAACTCAAAGTcaaatgcagccgtttttatctcaatatcaaatcatctATCAGTAACGATTAAGTACGTcaatgtgattgttttcaattaaaatggtataaaaaaaaaagattgcttCTGAGCTAAAAGCCATTTTATAAGTAAGACTTTTGCTAAGACTGTCTGGTCTGAGTGAAGGACCTAATGGGAGAAGCCGAATGGAagggatatgtaacctgaaaTCTAGATGTTATTGGCAGTGAGGTTTGAAACTCTTTATCGGTCTATTAACTTATACCGCCTGGTAGGCCAAACTCCACCCATGCAAAACGAGCTGAAAGTTCATGCgaccttttcaaacagctctttcatcattttcacagtattattccaaccttgtagtgtgtgtgtgtgtgtgtgtgtgtgtgtgtgtgtgtgtgtgtgtgtgtgtgtgtgagagagagagagagatttactaccttcctctggggggggggggggggggactggctctaaccagaatagaaagaggagtggaaggccccagtgcacaactgagcaagaggacaagtacattagagtgtctagtttgagaaacagacgcctcgcaagtcctcaactggcagcttcattagatagtacccacaaaacaccagtctcaatgtcgaagaggcaactctgggatgctggccttctaggcagagttgcaaagaaaaagccatatttcagactggccaataaaagattaagatgggcaaaagaacacggacacatgacagaggaactctgcctagaaggccagcctcccggagtcgcctcttcacttttgatgttgagactggt comes from Salmo trutta chromosome 18, fSalTru1.1, whole genome shotgun sequence and encodes:
- the LOC115153285 gene encoding protein ZNF365 isoform X1 codes for the protein MTSSCKYSFQVVGEMQAKVCARRTSLITENGQACGASADSQLPFRCHRCGEHERFHSLASLRDHLEYSHSYYHTMHELSLPTRRGHSHPERVLHVRSLSDTQEVTSCIERCRTHSVGTQAAEEIQTEEEEEEARKDDLKFHKSSPGTDHIPFPFDNPPEPGSEPEAVSPEWSVCAGEVSVRRRLAKVLLAADSTMQRRLHRVSTELAQTDTELLCERAHSQHLAQERQEVQERERALSHQVDMAVMVIATLKEQLNESEYELERREQEVITIQNFLEAAAQHEICGKVRIQRFIENLLKRITLAERLLEYYQSSPSPPTYTDYMHQTAENGPHRITKSRSAGYQLSQSCPQEGRTHPSQLGRAFPKGPSERVGNSGYFRPDRRDEAWTQRRRSAGFED
- the LOC115153285 gene encoding protein ZNF365 isoform X2; the encoded protein is MKGRFRTRFQVVGEMQAKVCARRTSLITENGQACGASADSQLPFRCHRCGEHERFHSLASLRDHLEYSHSYYHTMHELSLPTRRGHSHPERVLHVRSLSDTQEVTSCIERCRTHSVGTQAAEEIQTEEEEEEARKDDLKFHKSSPGTDHIPFPFDNPPEPGSEPEAVSPEWSVCAGEVSVRRRLAKVLLAADSTMQRRLHRVSTELAQTDTELLCERAHSQHLAQERQEVQERERALSHQVDMAVMVIATLKEQLNESEYELERREQEVITIQNFLEAAAQHEICGKVRIQRFIENLLKRITLAERLLEYYQSSPSPPTYTDYMHQTAENGPHRITKSRSAGYQLSQSCPQEGRTHPSQLGRAFPKGPSERVGNSGYFRPDRRDEAWTQRRRSAGFED